Proteins co-encoded in one Stomoxys calcitrans chromosome 5, idStoCalc2.1, whole genome shotgun sequence genomic window:
- the LOC106087608 gene encoding probable serine/threonine-protein kinase MARK-A: MANTVFKYHQQQQPHHHHQQQYQQQQQLQPHYHPHHQQPQQHNHNYPHHGHGSSGSSIATIDGNNHNQNNSNQNSIFVLNAETKISPNSCRKFYLDFNDNPMDSCAAAATLTQQSVINGNYSSIAAAAATSTTSSSVWSSASSTMCSPAAHAIQKLFNCSSGGSGGGGGGGGNSSTSKHHHSAGIDSKSSFKTSKSELLKKKSKFWQYLEGETLSSSSPTGYEGIESSANSSSNSNSNSQKEKGKSRKHKSKYWPKSKADDNQNSHNDLSELLEYSCSLCDNCRCMDCQIGYFDCDNSDDSNSEYSFHMNAYEEDDDIESGMELKATITTATATKTSAPISSTLPSTPPSSPSSIPGEGDDGLLADEELPMQNSLGCNKMDNKNTIQQLEFENSTRRNQGNHAMAKHDVVECCHQCCGLEVEHQQQQQQQPYCPDFQHSQLYAVECSDRGAAGGGVGAGYDGDVH; encoded by the exons atggcCAACACGGTTTTCAAatatcatcagcagcagcaaccccatcaccatcatcagcaacagtatcaacaacagcagcagctgcaGCCTCATTACCATCCCCACCATCAGCAGCCGCAGCAACACAATCACAATTATCCACATCACGGCCATGGCAGCAGCGGGAGCAGCATAGCCACCATTGATGGCAACAACCACAATCAAAACAATAGCAATCAAAATTCAATATTCGTTCTAAATGCCGAAACAAAA ATATCGCCAAATAGTTGTAGGAAATTCTATTTAGATTTTAACGATAACCCTATGGACTCATGTGCCGCTGCTGCTACCCTTACGCAACAATCAGTAATAAATGGCAACTACTCCTCCATCGCTGCCGCCGCCGCCACTTCCACCACATCATCATCGGTGTGGTCCTCAGCCTCATCCACCATGTGTTCACCTGCTGCCCATGCCATACAGAAGCTGTTCAACTGCAGTAGTGGAggcagtggtggtggtggtggtggtggcggcaaCAGTTCCACATCGAAACACCATCACAGCGCGGGAATTGATTCCAAGTCTTCATTTAAGACTTCCAAATCGGaattattaaaaaagaaatcaaaattcTGGCAATATCTGGAGGGTGAGACCCTATCGTCGTCTTCGCCAACGGGTTACGAGGGAATTGAGAGCAgtgccaacagcagcagcaacagcaacagcaacagccagAAGGAAAAAGGCAAAAG CCGGAAACATAAATCAAAATATTGGCCCAAATCCAAGGCAGATGATAATCAAAACAGTCATAACGACTTATCCGAGTTATTGGAGTATTCGTGCAGTTTGTGCGATAACTGTCGCTGCATGGACTGTCAG ATTGGCTATTTTGACTGTGACAATTCGGATGACAGCAACTCGGAATATTCGTTTCACATGAATGCCTATGAGGAGGACGATGACATTGAAAGTGGCATGGAATTGAAGGCGAccataacaacagcaacagcaaccaaGACATCAGCACCAATATCATCGACTTTGCCATCAACACCGCCATCGTCACCATCATCAATACCCGGTGAAGGCGACGATGGCCTGCTCGCCGACGAGGAGCTTCCAATGCAAAATTCTTTAGGCTGCAATAAAATGGACAATAAAAATACCATCCAACAATTAGAATTTGAGAACTCCACTCGCCGCAATCAAGGAAATCATGCCATGGCCAAACACGATGTCGTCGAATGTTGCCATCAATGCTGTGGCCTGGAGGTGGAGcaccaacagcaacagcagcagcagccgtaTTGTCCGGACTTTCAACATTCGCAACTCTATGCAGTGGAATGTAGCGATAGAGGAGCAGCAGGAGGCGGTGTTGGCGCTGGATACGATGGCGATGTCCACTAG